The Kitasatospora setae KM-6054 genome contains a region encoding:
- a CDS encoding GH1 family beta-glucosidase produces the protein MNHLDALPANFRWGAATAAYQIEGAASTDGRAPSIWDTFSHTPGKVAGGDTGDVACDHYHRWPQDLDLAASLGLDAYRFSIAWPRVVPLADGKVNAAGLDFYDRLVDGMLERGLTPFPTLYHWDLPQAQQDRGGWPERATAERFAEYAAVVAERLGDRVRDWCTLNEPLCSSWIGHLEGTMAPGVTDLTAAVRTSYHLHLGHGLAVQALRAAVPGARIGIVNNLSTIEPASRSDADLAAALRADGHINRWWLDPVLGRGYPQDMLDLYGVELPVRDGDLELISAPLDWIGLNYYFRQIVADDPTGPAPHFRQVPGPNPERTAMDWEVHAPGIEELLLRLTEEYGVREIYVTENGSAYRDTVTADGRVDDPERTAYLESHLAACARAVAKGAPLAGYFAWSLLDNFEWAYGYDKRFGLIHVDYDTQVRTLKSSGERYAQLIAAHRARA, from the coding sequence GTGAACCACCTCGACGCGCTGCCGGCCAACTTCCGCTGGGGCGCCGCCACCGCCGCCTACCAGATCGAGGGCGCCGCGAGCACCGACGGCCGCGCGCCGTCGATCTGGGACACCTTCTCGCACACCCCCGGCAAGGTCGCGGGCGGCGACACCGGCGACGTGGCCTGCGACCACTACCACCGCTGGCCGCAGGACCTCGACCTGGCCGCCTCGCTCGGCCTCGACGCCTACCGCTTCTCGATCGCCTGGCCCCGGGTCGTCCCGCTCGCCGACGGCAAGGTCAACGCGGCCGGCCTCGACTTCTACGACCGGCTGGTCGACGGCATGCTGGAGCGCGGCCTCACCCCCTTCCCCACCCTCTACCACTGGGACCTCCCGCAGGCCCAGCAGGACCGCGGCGGCTGGCCCGAGCGCGCCACCGCCGAGCGCTTCGCCGAGTACGCGGCCGTGGTCGCCGAGCGCCTCGGCGACCGGGTCCGCGACTGGTGCACCCTCAACGAGCCGCTCTGCTCCTCCTGGATCGGCCACCTGGAGGGCACCATGGCCCCCGGCGTCACCGACCTGACCGCCGCCGTCCGCACCTCCTACCACCTGCACCTCGGCCACGGCCTCGCCGTCCAGGCCCTGCGCGCCGCCGTCCCCGGCGCCCGGATCGGCATCGTCAACAACCTCTCCACCATCGAGCCCGCCTCGCGCTCCGACGCCGACCTCGCCGCCGCCCTGCGCGCCGACGGCCACATCAACCGCTGGTGGCTCGACCCGGTCCTCGGCCGCGGCTACCCGCAGGACATGCTCGACCTGTACGGCGTCGAACTCCCGGTCCGCGACGGCGACCTGGAACTCATCTCGGCCCCGCTCGACTGGATCGGCCTCAACTACTACTTCCGCCAGATCGTCGCCGACGACCCCACCGGCCCGGCCCCGCACTTCCGCCAGGTCCCCGGCCCCAACCCCGAGCGCACCGCCATGGACTGGGAGGTGCACGCCCCCGGCATCGAGGAACTGCTGCTCCGCCTCACCGAGGAGTACGGCGTCCGCGAGATCTACGTCACCGAGAACGGCTCCGCCTACCGGGACACCGTCACCGCCGACGGCCGCGTCGACGACCCCGAACGCACCGCCTACCTCGAATCCCACCTCGCCGCCTGCGCCCGCGCCGTCGCCAAGGGCGCCCCGCTGGCCGGCTACTTCGCCTGGTCCCTGCTCGACAACTTCGAGTGGGCCTACGGCTACGACAAGCGCTTCGGCCTGATCCACGTCGACTACGACACCCAGGTCCGCACCCTCAAGTCCAGCGGCGAACGCTACGCCCAGCTCATCGCCGCCCACCGCGCCCGCGCCTGA
- a CDS encoding ATP-binding protein, with the protein MESTWNGVGVVSSFVGRGTELALLHKRLERVTGSGSGTALAIRGRRQVGKSRLVQEFCDRAAVPYLFFTATKGASPVEAVAEFLSDLRDSALPRDPDLVSAVRPGSWPDAFRVLAAALPDRPSVVVIDELPWLAEQDGLFDGALQTAWDRLLAKRPVLLLLLGSDLHMMERLTAYDRPFYGRADNLVLGPLNPAETGDALGLAAADAVDAHLLSGGLPGVLRAWPHATPALSFLRQECADPASPLFSVPESSLLAEFPAPDQARRVLEAVGGGDRTHANIAGTAGGREGALASGSLSPLLRRLVEEKHVLAVDEPVSTRPGKPVLYRVADSNLRCYLAVLRSAQEQVRRGRPEAAFRVVERRWTAWRGRAVEPLVRQSLELAAADGALPWEGVEAVGGWWNRQFDPELDLVGADRAPVARRVHFVGSTKWLLSPFDRHDLAALVRAAPQVPGFDPDRTGLVAASLSGAAPDVGAGEVDLVWGPDRLVDAWR; encoded by the coding sequence ATGGAATCTACCTGGAACGGGGTCGGCGTGGTCTCCTCATTCGTGGGACGCGGGACGGAGCTCGCCCTCCTGCACAAGCGCCTGGAGCGGGTGACCGGTTCGGGGAGCGGCACGGCGCTGGCGATCCGGGGCCGCCGCCAGGTCGGCAAGTCGCGTCTGGTCCAGGAGTTCTGCGACCGGGCGGCGGTCCCCTACCTGTTCTTCACCGCCACCAAGGGAGCCTCGCCGGTGGAGGCCGTGGCCGAGTTCCTGTCCGACCTGCGGGACTCCGCGCTCCCACGGGACCCGGACCTGGTGTCCGCCGTGCGCCCCGGAAGCTGGCCGGACGCGTTCCGGGTGCTGGCGGCCGCCCTGCCCGACCGGCCGTCGGTCGTCGTGATCGACGAACTGCCCTGGCTCGCCGAGCAGGACGGCCTCTTCGACGGGGCCCTGCAGACGGCGTGGGACCGGCTGCTGGCGAAACGGCCGGTCCTGCTGCTCCTGCTCGGCAGCGACCTGCACATGATGGAGCGCCTCACCGCCTACGACCGCCCCTTCTACGGCCGCGCCGACAACCTGGTCCTGGGTCCGCTGAATCCCGCCGAGACCGGCGACGCCCTCGGCTTGGCCGCTGCCGACGCGGTCGACGCGCACCTGCTCTCGGGCGGGCTGCCGGGCGTCCTGCGGGCCTGGCCGCACGCCACGCCCGCGCTGTCCTTCCTTCGGCAGGAGTGCGCGGACCCGGCCTCCCCGCTCTTCTCCGTGCCCGAGTCCTCCCTGCTGGCCGAGTTCCCGGCACCGGACCAGGCCCGCCGCGTGCTGGAGGCGGTCGGGGGCGGGGACCGGACGCACGCCAACATCGCCGGGACGGCGGGCGGTCGCGAGGGCGCGCTGGCCTCGGGCTCGCTGTCGCCCCTGCTCCGGCGGCTGGTCGAGGAGAAACACGTCCTGGCCGTGGACGAGCCGGTCTCCACCCGTCCGGGGAAGCCGGTCCTGTACCGCGTCGCGGACAGCAACCTCCGCTGCTACCTGGCGGTCCTGCGCAGCGCGCAGGAGCAGGTCCGACGAGGCCGGCCGGAGGCGGCCTTCCGGGTGGTGGAGCGCCGGTGGACGGCCTGGCGGGGCCGGGCCGTCGAGCCGCTGGTCCGGCAGTCCCTCGAACTGGCCGCCGCGGACGGCGCCCTGCCCTGGGAAGGGGTCGAGGCGGTCGGCGGCTGGTGGAACCGGCAGTTCGACCCGGAGCTCGACCTGGTCGGTGCCGACCGTGCCCCGGTCGCCCGGCGGGTCCACTTCGTGGGCTCCACCAAGTGGTTGCTGTCCCCCTTCGACCGCCACGACCTGGCGGCCCTCGTCCGGGCCGCTCCCCAGGTCCCGGGCTTCGACCCGGACCGCACCGGTCTGGTGGCGGCCTCGCTGTCCGGGGCCGCCCCGGACGTCGGCGCGGGGGAGGTCGACCTGGTGTGGGGGCCGGACCGGCTGGTCGACGCCTGGCGGTGA